The following nucleotide sequence is from Micromonospora sp. WMMD1120.
CCTGGACCACCGTGGCGCACCTGGTCGCGGCCGGCCTCGGAGTGACGATCGCGCCGGCGAGCATCTCCGCCGTGGTGCCCCCACCGGTGGCGGTGCTGCCGTTGACCGGCACCGAGGCCATGACCGAGGTGCGCGTCCTGCGCCGCCGGGACGACGACCGGATCACCTCGAAGGGCTTCCCGGCACCGGGCCAGGCCCGCTGAGCCCACCGGGGCCAGGCCCTGAGAACCACCCGGGCGAGGCCCGCTGGACCACCCGGCTCGGGCGCAGCGGCACCAGCCGTACCGGCGGGAGCTGAACCGGCGCGGCTAACCCCGCCTGTTGAGCTCCGCCTCCAGCCGCTGGACCAACGTCTTACGGTCCTTGCTGGCCCGCTCGTTGCGCAGGGCGGTCCGCAGCTGTCGGGTGTCGAGGCCACGGACCAGCTTGCTCGCCTCCGCGACCGACATCTCCGGCATCCGGCCGGCGGTGGTGGCGTCACGGCGCGCCCGCTTGGCCGGCCCGGTGTTGGCGACGTACTGCCTACCGGTCCGGGACGCCTCCCGCTTCTTGGTGTCGGTCGCCCGCTTCTGGCTCTCCGACATCTCGTCCCAGGCCTTCTTGGGCAGGTACCGGCTCGTCGTGCCGTCCTTGCGGGCCCGGGTGTCACCCTCCTTGGTCTGCCACTTCTCGTTGCCCCAGCGTTGCAGTGACTTCTGCCGTTCGTCCTTCGGGCCGAGAAAGCCACCACCGCGCCGCT
It contains:
- a CDS encoding DUF5872 domain-containing protein — protein: MARYTKPELREQIKAEIQASDKGGRPGQWSARKSQLVTQEYKRRGGGFLGPKDERQKSLQRWGNEKWQTKEGDTRARKDGTTSRYLPKKAWDEMSESQKRATDTKKREASRTGRQYVANTGPAKRARRDATTAGRMPEMSVAEASKLVRGLDTRQLRTALRNERASKDRKTLVQRLEAELNRRG